Below is a window of Bacteroidota bacterium DNA.
GAGGTCTTTACAGAATGTCCATCCCTGCCAGCCGCCATTTTCCCATGTCTGCCCATCACCGGGAAACCACAGGTCTTCGGCTGCAGTGGTGCCGTCAGCCAGCTCATATTGTGCTGCCAGCTTGCACCATGAGTAGTCGGCGGTAATTTCGAACTGGAAGCCATGGAAAGCGCCAAGTCCCATTACAAAATGTCCTTTCGGGTTACCACCGGCGTCAACATGGCCGGCCGACACTGCCTTGACCCAGAACGACAATGTAAAGTCGGCGGTATTCATCAGCAGGTCGCCATTGGCAAATTCAACGATTGTAGTGGTGCCGTCAAACCTTGCACATTTTCCTGCAGTTGCTGTATAAGAGTCAGCATAAGTGAGGTTCACATTTCCAATAGGAGCGGTGCCAGCAACCTGTTCATTGGGGGTATCGTTGAAATTCCAGTAAGCATACACACCGGCAGGAACGAAGGTTCCTTCGGTTGTAAAGGTTCTGTCAAAAGCCGGCAGGCTTTGTCCGTCTGTTGCCTTGATGCCTGCTTTAAAGCTTAGCTTATAAAGGGCGCCATTTCCAAGGGATTGGTCTGGAACTATTGTGATCTTGGCACCGGATACGGTAATAGTCAGGTTAATAGCTGTGGCATCATAATCCTGTTCCAATGTGATCTTAGTAGCATTTGCAGTAGTAGCATCTACATCGAGCGAAAACACTGCCTCGATTGTCGGATTTGTAGGTACATTGCTCGGCGGAGTGGCTGAATTCATGTCAATGATCCCACTTTTTAATGATGAGAGCGCAAAGGTGACGGTCTCATCTTTTTTACAGCTGTTTACTCCGATCAGGAGCACCAGTGCTATAATTAATGAACTGAATAACACAATTTTCTTTTTCATACTTTTTATAAATTTAAGGTTAAACATTATGTGAAATTATTACCAATTTGGATTTTGAGTCAATGTCCCCTGCGAGATATCGATTTCGTTCTGTGGTATGGGCAGGAGTTCATGTTTGCCGGTAATAAAACCGAGAGGCCCCAGCACTGCAGAGGCTTTTCCTGTCCGCACGAGATCCCAGAACCGATGTCCTTCCATGGCGAGTTCAAGCCGTCGTTCATTCAATATCAGGTCTTTAAGCTGAGTTTGATTGGTGACTGTGATATCCGGTAAAATGAAATTATTCCCCTGGCGGGCACGTGCCCTTACCATATTCAAGTATACTAACGCTTCGGTGGGCTTATTATTTTCATTGAGTGCTTCGGCAGCCATAAGCAATACATCGGCATAACGTATCACGCGGCGGTGATGGCCCCACTGTGTGATGGTATTATTCCCCGGCACCCATACTTTCCGGTTGTAGCATTCTATTTCTATGATATTGTTCTGTTCATCATAAGTCACATCCGGGGTAGTGCCGTCTCCAAGTATGACAACACCGTCCAGGGTATCGCCCAGGTTAATGACAGTGCCCTTGTACCGCGGGTCACCTGCTTCGAAGGAATTCCGTAAATTGATGGAAGGTCTGTTGAATCCCCATCCACGGTTGGGCGTTCCT
It encodes the following:
- a CDS encoding Ig-like domain-containing protein, with the translated sequence MKKKIVLFSSLIIALVLLIGVNSCKKDETVTFALSSLKSGIIDMNSATPPSNVPTNPTIEAVFSLDVDATTANATKITLEQDYDATAINLTITVSGAKITIVPDQSLGNGALYKLSFKAGIKATDGQSLPAFDRTFTTEGTFVPAGVYAYWNFNDTPNEQVAGTAPIGNVNLTYADSYTATAGKCARFDGTTTIVEFANGDLLMNTADFTLSFWVKAVSAGHVDAGGNPKGHFVMGLGAFHGFQFEITADYSWCKLAAQYELADGTTAAEDLWFPGDGQTWENGGWQGWTFCKDLTASGGVAALIKDTWAHVVCTYESATRLATMYINGEKMKQFDFNLWPDGDVKRGVVGLLYGGVAPEVVNELAFGFIQSRAGTLWDTEPWGGYDFPTSNHFGGYLDDVRIFHKTLTPTEISLMYNSEKP